In the Halorussus salinus genome, AAGGGAATCGCCAACGCTCCCTGTCCGAATCGTTTGAGGACCGTTCGTCGTTCGGTGGCCTTCTCGGTCTCTTTAGACATATGTTATCACACCACACGTAATGGCGGACGGCCGAAAGTATCAATGCCCGCCATCCTCCTCGGCGTCGTGGGCTACTTATATCGGTGGACAACGACCGACTGAAATCCGGCGAACTCCTCGTTACTCTCGGTCCGAGCGCAGGACTCCGATTCGAGTTAGCGGACCGCCTCTTTCTCCGCGTCGGCCCGTCGGGTAGTAACGCTCGTTGCTCCGCGACTACTGACAGGTTGTACGCGCCGAACGACGACAAGGTTCAAGACGACTCCTCGTCCGGTCGTCGCTCCCGACCGCCCCGCCGTCGTCCGCGCCGCGTTTGGAGGCAGTTCCCGCCGCGAGTTCCGGGGAGCGCGTTCACCGATTCCGATACTACTAACTCTCGCACGCGGGAAGTATCGAGCGAGTCTAGAATGAGATTACACGAGTATCAGGCGAAGCGGGTCTTCGCCGACGCAGGGATTCCGACGCCGGACGCGACGCTGGCGTCGTCCGTAGACGAGGTAGTCGAGGCCGCCGAGGAGATCGGCTACCCCGTCGCCGTCAAGGCACAGGTACACGTCGGGGGCCGCGGCAAGGCCGGTGGCATCAAACTCGCCGAGAGCGCCGACGAGGCCGAGGAGGCCGCCGAGGACATCATCGGCATGGACCTCAAGGGCTATCACGTCGAGCGCGTGCTGGTCGAGGAGGCCGTGAACTTCAAGAACGAACTCTACGTCGGCGTGACGATGGACCGCGGCGAGGGCAAGCCCGTGGCGATGGTCTCGACCAAGGGCGGCGTGGACATCGAGTCCGTTGCCGAGGAGACTCCCGACGCCATCGCTCGTGAACACATCGACCCCGCCTTCGGGATGCACCCCTATCAGGCCCGGAAGGCCGTCTACGACGCGGGCGTCCCCCGCGAACTCGCCTCCGACGTGGCGAGCGTCCTCCAGACGATGTACCAGCTCTGGGACGACCGGGACGCCAGCGAGGTCGAAATCAACCCGCTGATGGTCACGGAAGACGACGAAATCATCGCGGCCGACGCCGTGATGAACATCGACGACGACGCGCTGTTCCGCCAGCAGGAACTCGCCGAGATGGAAGAGGAGGCCTTCGAGGACGACCTCGAACGCAAGGCTGGCGAGTACGGCTTCGACTACGTTCGCCTCTCGGGGAACGTCGGCATCATCGGCAACGGTGCCGGACTCGTGATGACGACGCTCGACCTCGTGGACTACTACGGCGGCGAACCCGCCAACTTCCTCGACATCGGCGGCGGCGCGAAGGCCGAGCGAGTCGCTAACGCGCTGGACATGGTGTTCTCCGACGAGAACGTCGATGCCGTGGTCTTCAACATCTTCGGCGGCATCACCCGCGGTGACGAGGTGGCCAAAGGCATCAACTCCGCGCTCGAACAGTTCGACGAGATTCCCAAGCCCGTGGTCGTCCGCCTCGCCGGGACCAACGCGGCGGAGGGCCGCGAGATTCTGAACGACGAACTCGTCACGGTCGAGGAGACCCTCGAAGACGCGGTTCAACGCACGGTCGAATACTCCGAGGAGGAAGCACAATGAGCGTTCTAGTCGATTCCGACACCAGAGTCGTCGTACAGGGCATCACCGGCGGGGAAGGCAAGTTCCACGCCGAACAGATGATGGAGTACGGGACCAACATCGTCGCCGGTGCGGTGCCGGGCAAGGGCGGCCAAGAGGTCGCTGGCGTCCCGGTCTACGACACGGTCCACGAAGCGGCCCGCGAGGAGGACGCCGACGCGTCGGTCGTCTTCGTCCCGCCCGCGTTCGCTGGCGACGCCGTTTTCGAGGCACTCGACGCGCCCCTCGACCTCGTGGTCGCCATCACGGAAGGCATCCCCACGCAGGACATGGCGAAGGTCAACAAGCGCCTCTCCGAGGTCGATACGCGACTCATCGGCCCGAACTGTCCGGGCATCATCACCCCCGGCGAGTCGAAACTCGGCATCCTGCCGGGCAACATCTTCGAGTCGGGCGACGTGGGTCTGGTCTCCCGGTCTGGCACCCTCACCTATCAGGTCGTGGACAACCTGACCTCGCGGGGCATCGGCCAGACCACCGCCATCGGCATCGGCGGCGACCCCATCATCGGCACGGACTTCACCGACGCGCTGGAACTGTTCGAGAACGACCCCGACACGAAGGCGGTCGTCATGTGCGGCGAAATCGGCGGCGAGGACGAGGAGGAAGCCGCTCGGTTCATCGCCGAGAACATGGACACGCCGGTCGCTGGCTTCATCGCGGGCCGGACCGCCCCGCCGGGCAAGCGCATGGGCCACGCGGGCGCAATCGTCTCCGGTAGCGGCACCGGCACCGCCGAGAGCAAAATCGAGGCGCTGAACGACGCTGGCGTCCCGGTCGGCGACACGCCCAACGAAGTCGCCGACCACATCGAAGACTTCCTGTAGCGCGGTTCCCCTCCGCTCTTTCGGCCTCTCTCCTCTGCGTTTTCCGATTCTTTTCGGCTTCTCCCGCCTCGTCCTCGTCTCCTCCCGTCTTCTCTTTTCGCCACAGCCACGCCCGAAATCCGCCGCTGGCACAGCACTTACCCGTGTCACGGCCTAACGTAGCGTGTGAACACCCCCAACCAACTTCGGTCGGCCGCCGACGAGCAAGAGGACCTGACTATCGCCCGGCGCGAGTCCGAGGCGGGCAACGTCGTCACCGTCGATTTCGGTCCCGGCGTCGAGGTGTCGCTGGACCTCCTCGGCGAGTTGGTCATCGTCGTGGCTGGCGACCGCCAGTTCGAGTTCGAGATGCCCGACGAGGCGACCGAACTCTCCACCAACAACGGCATGCTCGTCATCGAGTAGCGACGCGCCGCCCCGCTCGTCGCGGGACTCCTCGGAGAAAACTACCGCAACGGGAAAGGCCCAATACCTCCCGCGCTAACCGCTAGACGTGAACGTTACCATCGTCGATTACGGCGTGGGCAACCTCCGGAGCCTCCGACGGGGCTTGGAGCGGGCCGACGCCGACGTGGAAGTCACCGACGACCCCGAGGCGATCGCCGACGCCGAGGCCATCGTCCTGCCCGGCGTGGGCGCGTTCGAGGAGTGCATGCGAAACTCCGAACCGTTCCACGACGTGTTGCGCGAGGCCGCCGCGGACACCCCGATTCTGGGCATCTGCGTCGGTCTCCAACTCCTGTTCACCGAGAGCGAGGAGGGCGCGCCCGAGGGTGAAACCGTCGAGGGGTTGGACCTCATCCCCGGCCGGGTCGAACGCCTCCCCCGCGGCGAGGTCAAGGTCCCACAGATGGGGTGGAACGAGGTCGCGGTCGAGCGCGACCACCCCATCGCGGACGGCATCGCCGACGGCGACTACGCCTACTTCGTCCACTCCTACTGCGCAGCGGCCGCCGACCACACCGTGGCGTCCTGCGACTACGGCTTCGACTTCGCCGCGGTCGCGGCCAACGACGCGGGTAACGTGATGGGCACGCAGTTCCACCCCGAGAAGAGCGGCGAGACCGGCCTCCGACTCCTCCAGAACTTCGTGGACTACGCCGAGCAGTATCGGGACGCGACCGCCGAGACCGCGGCGGACTGACGGGGAACTGAAGCGAAAAGAGTCGCGTGAAGGCGACCGACGGCGCGCTACCGGTTCAGTTCACCGAGGCAGTCCTGACAGTACTTCGCGCCCGCCATGTTCGACGCGCCGCACGTCCCGCAGGCGAACTCGTCGGCGGTCGGCACAGCGTCGGCCGCGGCGTCTCCACCGCTCGAACCGCGGTTCTCGCCCCGGCCGTCCGCCCGAATCGGTCCCTTGTCGAGGGCCTCGGCGGCCGCGCTCGACACGTCCCGCGGCGCGTCGTCGCGCTCCGCGAGCGCCAGCAACAGCGCGTCGTCGCGCATCTTCTCCAGTCCGCGCATCAAGCCCAGAAACAGGAGCGTCGGCGCGGCTATCACGAAGCAGGCCATCAGTAGTCGGAGGGCGAGGTTCATATTCGACTCCGGTGAGCGTGGCTATTTAATTGTACCGGTTATTTGAAGTCCTGTGCCTCGCTACCGAATCGCTGGTCGGGTCAATGGCCCGTCTCCCGTCGCCGTCGGCGACCTACTCTCGGTCGCCGTCACCGACTGACGCTTCGTCACCGTCGGGGACCGTTCGGTCGATTCGCTCGCGGCTCTCGGCCGAGAGGTCCGCCAGCGCGACGCGTTCGCTCGACTCGTCGTAGTCGAGCAGGCCCGCCTCGACCATCAGCGGGAGGTGGTGTCGGTCCAACGAGACCAGTACGCGGTCGGCGGGTTGGTCGCCGGTTCGGGCCACCGCTTCGGCGAGTTCGGCGAGCGTCGCCGACTCGCGTTCGCGGAGCGTCGCCAGCGCGGCGCGACGACTCTCGTCGGTCAGGACCCAGTGCAGGTCGTCAGGGAGCGGTTCGTCGGTCGGCGCGTTCGACCCATCCGTCGAGTCGGTACGGGTTCTATCCATCACGCTACTCCACGGGTTCCGCCTACATCAAACTATTCAGTATATTGATATATCCCGGTACGCCCCGATTCGAGTGTGAATATCCCTCACGGGAGGAGTCCCGGAGACCGCGAGGAGTCCCGGAACCAAGCGAGGAGGGCGGAAGAAAACGGCGGAGTCGGCGGTATCGAAACGACGGCGAACGTCGGTCGGCCGAGTCGGCGCGGGGGAACCGTCGGCGGGCGGTTCTCAGCAGGTCGAGTCGAGGTCTACGAACGCGTCGTCGTCGGCGGTGAGCCACGAGGACATCCGCTCCATGCCGGAGACGCCAGCGGGATACACCGTCCGTCGGTCCGGTCGCTCCTCGTACTCGACGACGACGGAGCGCAGTCCGATGTCGGGCCGGTCGTCGCGGGCCTCGGTCTCTAAATCCGCGGGGCGGTCTCGGTCGG is a window encoding:
- the sucC gene encoding ADP-forming succinate--CoA ligase subunit beta produces the protein MDNDRLKSGELLVTLGPSAGLRFELADRLFLRVGPSGSNARCSATTDRLYAPNDDKVQDDSSSGRRSRPPRRRPRRVWRQFPPRVPGSAFTDSDTTNSRTREVSSESRMRLHEYQAKRVFADAGIPTPDATLASSVDEVVEAAEEIGYPVAVKAQVHVGGRGKAGGIKLAESADEAEEAAEDIIGMDLKGYHVERVLVEEAVNFKNELYVGVTMDRGEGKPVAMVSTKGGVDIESVAEETPDAIAREHIDPAFGMHPYQARKAVYDAGVPRELASDVASVLQTMYQLWDDRDASEVEINPLMVTEDDEIIAADAVMNIDDDALFRQQELAEMEEEAFEDDLERKAGEYGFDYVRLSGNVGIIGNGAGLVMTTLDLVDYYGGEPANFLDIGGGAKAERVANALDMVFSDENVDAVVFNIFGGITRGDEVAKGINSALEQFDEIPKPVVVRLAGTNAAEGREILNDELVTVEETLEDAVQRTVEYSEEEAQ
- the sucD gene encoding succinate--CoA ligase subunit alpha, which codes for MSVLVDSDTRVVVQGITGGEGKFHAEQMMEYGTNIVAGAVPGKGGQEVAGVPVYDTVHEAAREEDADASVVFVPPAFAGDAVFEALDAPLDLVVAITEGIPTQDMAKVNKRLSEVDTRLIGPNCPGIITPGESKLGILPGNIFESGDVGLVSRSGTLTYQVVDNLTSRGIGQTTAIGIGGDPIIGTDFTDALELFENDPDTKAVVMCGEIGGEDEEEAARFIAENMDTPVAGFIAGRTAPPGKRMGHAGAIVSGSGTGTAESKIEALNDAGVPVGDTPNEVADHIEDFL
- the hisH gene encoding imidazole glycerol phosphate synthase subunit HisH — translated: MNVTIVDYGVGNLRSLRRGLERADADVEVTDDPEAIADAEAIVLPGVGAFEECMRNSEPFHDVLREAAADTPILGICVGLQLLFTESEEGAPEGETVEGLDLIPGRVERLPRGEVKVPQMGWNEVAVERDHPIADGIADGDYAYFVHSYCAAAADHTVASCDYGFDFAAVAANDAGNVMGTQFHPEKSGETGLRLLQNFVDYAEQYRDATAETAAD
- a CDS encoding zinc ribbon domain-containing protein translates to MNLALRLLMACFVIAAPTLLFLGLMRGLEKMRDDALLLALAERDDAPRDVSSAAAEALDKGPIRADGRGENRGSSGGDAAADAVPTADEFACGTCGASNMAGAKYCQDCLGELNR
- a CDS encoding DUF7344 domain-containing protein, which encodes MDRTRTDSTDGSNAPTDEPLPDDLHWVLTDESRRAALATLRERESATLAELAEAVARTGDQPADRVLVSLDRHHLPLMVEAGLLDYDESSERVALADLSAESRERIDRTVPDGDEASVGDGDRE
- a CDS encoding DUF7511 domain-containing protein, translated to MSTDPDTLDTRTDRDRPADLETEARDDRPDIGLRSVVVEYEERPDRRTVYPAGVSGMERMSSWLTADDDAFVDLDSTC